The genome window CACCAAACAACCAATGTTGCCATCCATCGCCACATAGTTGAGATTGTATTTAGCTGCCTCTACTTCGCGTGGATCCGACTCCTCCTCGGTGACGTCCATGTCGAAGATAGGCTTTTGCCTGAACTGTGCATTATCATCAAAGTTCAGCTTAGCATCTACAGAAATAACTTCACCGTTATCGGTCTCAGCCAATGGATTGATTTCAATCTGCACAGCATCCACCGACTTGAAGAGTGTGTACAGTTTTTGTATCTCATCGGCACAACGTTTCACCGCATCACCTTTGAACTCCAGAAACTTGGCCACATCCAGCAGCACGCTCTCCGGAATCGGTTTAGCAATATCCAGGGGAACAGTCTTAATTTTCTCAGGGGTTTCCTCAGCCACAGCCTCAATGTCCATGCCACCAGCGGGTGAAGCAATCAAGACGGGCCCATTATGTTCGCGATCGAGCAAAATGCAGAGATAAGTCTCTCGGGTGATGTTGACGCTGCGTGCCACCATCACCTTGTTGACCAGAATACCCGATTTGGGTGTCTGCTTTGTAATCAGTCGATTGCCAATCATCTGTTTGCTCAGCGATAGAACTTCGCTCTTGCTGCaaagtgaaattttaattgttatgtTTATTATCTTGCTATCTCTTTCACTCCCACACGCATTCTCTGTTATCGCTGTTGCGTTATCACTGCAGAACGGTGGCCACTTACTTTGAGGTTATGTGCACGCCTCCCTTGAAACCATTGTCGAAAGTTCCCTTGCCCCGCCCACCGGCAAGAATCTGTGCCTTCACCACATATTCGGGACAATCTGTGTGTGATAATTAGCAACAATTAAGTTCAGAgattatataaaattcaacCGGTTGCTTACCAAATTTTTGGACCACTTGCTCATCAGTCTTGGAGTTGTCCAAGACCTTGAACTGTTGAATGGCAACGCCATATTTCTGCAGTAAATCCTTCGATTGGAACTCCAAGAGATTCAAGTGAcgcacttgctgctgttgcagtgcAGGCAACTGCAATTTTAGATAAACAAAGACGTATTGGAGTTTGAGGCAAAGGTCAAGAATCTTAAGTGtatttaacatatgtatgttaatgATAGGAAACCTTATGAATGAGTTGACGTGCTGTGGAGGCGGCTCTAATCAGAAGCGACATGTTGTTCTTTCAAATTCGTTGCGTTACTGAACTGTATAATTTCaagtttgatatatttattgtcTGCAATTAgcgctgtttttgtttaaataacccacaacaacaacaaacgatgccgccgtcgtcgttgctTAACAGGCCACTGGTTTAATAATAGAACAACACTGTTAACGCGCTGCGAACAACATGACGCAAAAATGCTCTATTGCtgttatttcttattttgaaAAAGCAAGAAATATTCTAGATAAACGTTTTGGCATATTTCCAATGGCGTAtaaaaagttgattttttttaaatatagtttctTGTTTTGCACATGGCAATTTCCTTTAGAAATGTTCACTTATTTCGAAAATTCCCATTATAGAAAATCGAGTGACGGCATTTCTTTTTGTCTATGAATTGTAGCTTGAAAAATATCGATAAACGCTCATTGTATACCAACaaatatgaattcaaatttgaattaacattaaaaatattaatcgTAACGTTATGTTTGCTCTAtaaaattagtattttaatataacagCTCTGTTAACGTGACGCAAATATGCTCGTTGGTCGGGATTATAAGATAGCATGTGTGTGGTGATCATCAAACTGTAcagttttgtgtttgtatttgccGTTTGTGGCAACAGTGGTCACAACTCTGCTGTTTGGTTACTGGAGCGACAGCTGTTTTTTcctgttgtgtttttttttgtttgttcacAAGGAATTTTTAATGACTAATTGATATAACCCCagttaataaatgtataacGAAAGTGAAATACTGCCGCCTCTTGAGGCACTTCCACAAATACCAATAGTCACATCGGTTGCCTGTAGCTTCATTTTAGCTGTGGTCTATGTGGGCAGCTTGTATGTTTGGGACACGAAATACAATCGGGATCATCCCACAACCATTAAACGACGCTTTGCCAGCGTCTCGGTTGTGATGCTTTTTGCACCGTTTTTCGTGTATTTCTATTCGTCGCCAGAGTTGCTGCAACGCGAACCGTTCCCTAAACTGCTGGGTTTCCGGCTACCAGGATTATGGCAAGCTACTGTGATACCTTATCTGTTGACTGCGCTGCTCTACTTGGGCCCCATATTTGTTAACATGCAGAATGAATCCTTTCGTTCATATTTTGGTAGGTGTGAGAATTGCTAACAAATCACATTTAATCCCAATTGCATATTTTAGACTTGGATTTTTGGCGAGGCTCGTTCAGCAACATCATCTGGATACGCAACCATGTGATGGCTCCTTTGAGTGAAGAGTTTGTCTTTCGTGCCTGCATGATGCCACTCATCCTGCAGAGCTTTACACCGCTCACAGCTGTGTTCATTACGCCTCTTTTCTTTGGCGTCGCCCATCTACATCACATTGCGGAGCGTCTGAGCATGGGCATGGAGTTGAGCACCTCGCTGCTCATCGGTTTGTTTCAGTTCACCTACACCACATTGTTCGGCTTCTATTCGGCCTATTTGTTTGCCCGCACCGGGCATGTGATTGCTCCTCTGTTGGCTCATGCATTGTGTAATTACATGGGACTGCCTGATGTTCAGGATTTGTGGCAACAGGATCAGTGGAAGCGCGTGGTAGCGATCATTTTGTACCTGGTTGGGTTTGCTGGCTGGATTTATCTGCTGCCCATTGCGACTGAGCCGTCGCTCTACCAGAATAGGCTTTATTGGAATGTTTAAGAGAAGTCGATTGGATTTAGTCAAATGTTATATTGTTGCCATATTCGAGAATTTGTTGTCGCacacgtatgtacatatttatttatgtatcaCATCATAAGTCATATCATCTACAATAAGTCTTCCGTTAcatgaatgaataaaaaatatgaaattaaaaaaaaacatcgatTTTTGTACTGGCGCGCAATAAGCGTACAGCAGAAGCGCCTGTAAAAGATATCGAAAAGCGCTCGCAGAGCGATAAGTTGTCAGCATTAAAAGGTGAGGCAGCGATATCAATAATAGTCATCAACTATTATTACAGAATAATCAGACCGTACTGTgaaatatactgtaaaaaatagtttttctatctcaaattttaaaaatgtttgctatTAATCAGTTGAAATCTAAACCAATTAATGAAACACACATTTACATGAGATTTGTATTTTACGAATAAGCTTAACGAATAGTAAACAGCCGACAGTTTACGTTGCtttgttttggtatatcttCTCTGCTTTCAAATACATCGATATTTGTCACAAGAAATCGATGTTTATACAAAGTCCAAACACATCGGATGCATCGATAATGCAATCGATGTTTCTCCACCTCCAATCATGAGCAATGTGTGAATGATGATAACATAAAAAACGCACAACAAACTGACGCTTAAAATTAGCAGAGACAACTGCAGCCAGGCCGGGCTTGATTGGGGAAGGTAAGTGTCAAtcgtacacacatacacacaaacaaacacgcGCACAAGATTCTgtgggcaacaacaaaatgcaaagtgcaactgagacaacaaaatatttttgctgaCGTCTCGCTTGTGCCAGGCCAGGACACCAAAAAACGATTAAAGCAATTATAGACATACTTTATAACgtttgcagcaacaacaacgtacTTGGCTAACGACACGTCAACAgaatacaacacaaaaatgtattgcCTGCAATGTTTATTACCTGTGCTGCTGATACCAAAGCCAACGAATCCAGCGTTAATGGAAACGCACGTCATGTTCATAGTGCTCTATTTGATTGGATTCTTTCTGGAGCGCAAGCCATGCACCATATGCAGTCTGGTGTTTCTCACAGCCGTCTCCCTAATCTGCTACAGCGGCGTTGGCAACTGCATCTTCTGGGGCAACTGCGAGGGACATCATTGCGAGAATGGCTAAGCGGCaaaagcaactacaacaacaaattatgcTGCATCCTCTAACAACAATCATCAGTCTAGCAAAATAGTCAACGACGAAACGATAACACGGTGCAGAACatacaagaagaagaagagaacgTGT of Drosophila nasuta strain 15112-1781.00 chromosome 3, ASM2355853v1, whole genome shotgun sequence contains these proteins:
- the LOC132790343 gene encoding succinate--CoA ligase [GDP-forming] subunit beta, mitochondrial gives rise to the protein MSLLIRAASTARQLIHKLPALQQQQVRHLNLLEFQSKDLLQKYGVAIQQFKVLDNSKTDEQVVQKFDCPEYVVKAQILAGGRGKGTFDNGFKGGVHITSNKSEVLSLSKQMIGNRLITKQTPKSGILVNKVMVARSVNITRETYLCILLDREHNGPVLIASPAGGMDIEAVAEETPEKIKTVPLDIAKPIPESVLLDVAKFLEFKGDAVKRCADEIQKLYTLFKSVDAVQIEINPLAETDNGEVISVDAKLNFDDNAQFRQKPIFDMDVTEEESDPREVEAAKYNLNYVAMDGNIGCLVNGAGLAMATMDIIKLNGGDPANFLDVGGGVKEDQVAKAFEILTSDPKVKGILVNVFGGIVNCATIANGIVAASKKLQLNVPLVVRLEGTNVNQAREILKNSGLPIQTASDLDDAAQKAVAAL
- the LOC132792565 gene encoding CAAX prenyl protease 2, encoding MYNESEILPPLEALPQIPIVTSVACSFILAVVYVGSLYVWDTKYNRDHPTTIKRRFASVSVVMLFAPFFVYFYSSPELLQREPFPKLLGFRLPGLWQATVIPYLLTALLYLGPIFVNMQNESFRSYFDLDFWRGSFSNIIWIRNHVMAPLSEEFVFRACMMPLILQSFTPLTAVFITPLFFGVAHLHHIAERLSMGMELSTSLLIGLFQFTYTTLFGFYSAYLFARTGHVIAPLLAHALCNYMGLPDVQDLWQQDQWKRVVAIILYLVGFAGWIYLLPIATEPSLYQNRLYWNV
- the LOC132788688 gene encoding bladder cancer-associated protein encodes the protein MYCLQCLLPVLLIPKPTNPALMETHVMFIVLYLIGFFLERKPCTICSLVFLTAVSLICYSGVGNCIFWGNCEGHHCENG